The following is a genomic window from Alkalilimnicola sp. S0819.
AGGCCGCCGAGGCCTTTCGCGAGATCCTGGTGGGGCACACCTTCCAGTACGCCGGCAAGAGCTACAAGGTCAACGGCTCCGTGGGCGTGGCCAACCTGGATCAGTACACCAAATCCCCGGGCGAGGCGCTGGCCAATGCCGATGTCGCCTGTCACATTGCCAAGGAAAAGGGCCGTAACCGCACCCACATATACGCCCCCGAGAGCGACCAGCGCCGGGCCATGGACCTGGAGCTGGGTTGGTCCGCGCGCCTGCATGACGCGTTGGAGAACGATCTGTTCGAACTCGCCTTCCATCCCATTATTGGCATAGACGACATGCCCCCCATGAGCGCCGACGCCGACCCGGTGACCCGTTGGCGACGGGTGCGCGAGCGCATCGGCGAGCGGGCGCACCATTACGAGGTGCTGCTGCGCCTGCGCGGAGGCGAGGGGCCGGAGTGGATCATGCCCGATGCCTTCCTGCCCACCGCCGAGCGCTTCAACCTGATGCCGCGCATCGACCGATGGGTCACCGAGAAGGCCATTGCCTCGCTGGCCGAGGCCCACGGGCGGGGCATGAAGATCCGCCTGTCGGTGAATCTTTCCGGCCACACCGTGGTGGACCGGGAACTGGCCGGCGACATCAAGGCGCTGCTGGAGAAGTACGCGGTCGACCCCAGCGCGCTCACCTTCGAGATTACCGAGAGCTGTGCGATCACCAATCTGGACAGCGCCCGTCGCCTCATGGACGAATTGCATGCCATCGGCTGCCAGTTCGCGCTGGATGATTTCGGCAGCGGTTTCTGCTCTTTCGGCCATCTGAAGAACCTGGCCGTGGACGTGATCAAGATCGATGGCCTGTTCACGCAAGGCTTGGTGACCGACCCCATTGACCTGGCCGTGGTGCAGTCCATCGTCGAGATCGCCCATGCACTGGGCAAACGCACCGTGGCCGAGTACGTGGAGAATCAGGACATCCTCGCTCAGCTCAAGCGCTGCGGTGTGGACTACGTGCAGGGCAACTTCATCGCCCAGCCCCTGGAGCGGCTGGAAGGCGCGCCGCTGGCCGGTGCCATGACCGCCTCTTGAATCCGGTGGCTACGACCCACACCTGCCGTGGGACGGAATCTCCGTTCCAACAGGGAGTGTGCCCCATGAAACGACTCAAGTGGCTAGCGGTCCCCGCTTTCGCCTTGATGCTCGCCGCCTGCGGCGGTGACGAGGACACCGGCTTCCAGCCGGATGAGCAAGTCGGCGGGCTGCAAGACCAGCAACGGCAGCAACAGATGCAGGATCATCCCGCCGAGCGCCCGCCGGGGCAGGGTTGATGGCATTCAGCGGATAAGGCGCCGCGGCCATGAGCCGCTCCTGCATCAGCTACTTGCCCTGCGGGAGCGGCTCATGGCCGCGATTCCCCTTATCCCCCCGTAGCCCGCCCAACTGACACCCCCACCCCCCCTGTAGTACCATGCATCGCCTTTCCCCGACGCGTTTTTACGGGAATCGACACGCATGATCGAAACCACCACGCCGCTATACCAGAAGATCGACGACCTCCAAGGGCGCTTCGAAGCCCTGAGGGGGTATCTTTGACTACACTGAAAAGCGCTACCGCCTCGAAGAAGTAAGCCGCGAGCTGGAACAGCCGGACGTCTGGAACGAACCTGACCGGGCCCAGGCCCTGGGCAAGGAGCGGGCCAGTCTGGAAGCCGTGGTGAATGTGCTCTCCGCGCTGGAATCCGGCCTGGGTGACGCCCGTGAGCTGCTGGATATCGCGAAGGAAGAAGACGACGAGGAAACCATCGCCTCGCTGAGCGGGGATCTGGACAGCTACGAAGCCGATCTGGCCAAGCTGGAATTTCGCCGCATGTTCTCCGGCGAGATGGACGCCAGCAACGCCTTCGTCGACATCCAGTCCGGCTCCGGCGGCACCGAGGCCCAGGACTGGGCCGGCATACTGATGCGCATGTACCTGCGCTGGTTCGAACGGCACGGCTTCAAGACCGAGATCATCGAACTGTCCGAAGCCGAGGTGGCCGGCATCAAGAGCGCGACCATCCGGGTGGTGGGCGAATATGCCTTCGGCTGGTTGCGCACCGAGACCGGCGTGCATCGCCTGGTACGCAAATCCCCCTTCGACTCCGGCCACCGCCGCCACACCAGCTTCGCCTCGGTGTTCGTCTCGCCGGAAGTCGACGACGACTTCGAGATCGACATCAACCCCGCCGATCTGCGGGTGGACGTCTACCGCGCCAGCGGTGCCGGTGGCCAGCACGTCAACCGCACCGAATCGGCGGTGCGTATCACCCACAACCCCACCGGGATTGTGGTGCAGTGTCAGAATGACCGTTCCCAGCACAAGAACCGGGCCACGGCCATGAAACAGCTCAAGGCCAAGCTCTATGAGCTGGAGATGCAGAACCGCCGCGCCGAGGCCGATCAGGTGGAAGAGACCAAGTCGGACATCGGCTGGGGCAGCCAGATCCGCTCCTACGTGCTGGACCAGTCCCGCATCAAGGATCTGCGCACCGGCGTGGAAGTGGGCAACACCCAGGCGGTGCTGGACGGCGACCTGGACCAGTTCATCGAGGCCAGCCTGAAGGCGGGCCTGTAGGCAATAGGCAAGAATTCGAGGCGGACAGATGAGCGACGAGCAGCTGCAGGACGACAACAAGCTCATAGCGGAGCGCCGGCGCAAGCTGGCTGAGCTGCGCGAGCAGGGCGAAGCCTTCCCCAACGATTTCCGGCGCGACAGCCTGGCGCGGGAGATCCACCAGCGATTCGGCGAGCTTACCGCCGAGCAGCTGGAGGCCGAGCCCGTGGAAGTGCGGGTGGCCGGGCGCATGCTGCTCAAGCGCGTGATGGGCAAGGCGAGCTTCGCCACCATCCAGGACATGTCCGGGCGGATTCAGCTGTTCCTGCGCCGGGATGATCTCGCCGAAGGCGTGTACCAGAACTTCAAGGGCTGGGACGTGGGGGACATCGTCGGCGCGGTGGGGCACGTGTTCCGCACCAAGACCGGAGAGCTGTCCATCTGGGTGCGGGAGCTCAAGCTGCTCACCAAGTCCCTGCGCCCCCTGCCTGAAAAGTACAAGGGCTTGAGCGATCAGGAGGTGCGCTACCGCCAGCGCTACGTGGACCTGATCGTCAGCGAGGAATCCCGCGACACCTTCGTGCTGCGCAGCCGGATCGTGCGTTTCATCCGCAACTACCTGGACCAGCGGGGCTTCCTGGAAGTGGAAACCCCCATGATGCATCCCATTCCGGGCGGCGCCACCGCGCGGCCCTTCAGCACCCATCACAATGCCCTGGACATGGAATTGTTCCTGCGGGTGGCCCCGGAGCTGTATCTGAAGCGGCTGGTGGTGGGCGGCTTCGAGAAGGTCTACGAGATCAACCGCAACTTCCGCAACGAGGGCGTGTCCACCCGGCACAACCCCGAGTTCACCATGCTGGAGTACTACCAGGCCTACGCCGACTACCAGGACCTGATGGACCTCACCGAAGACCTGCTGCGCAAACTGGCGGTGGACGTGGTGGGTGCCGAGCAGATCAGTTACCAGGGCGAGCGCTTCGACTTCGGCAAACCCTTCACCCGCATCTCGGTGAAGAACGCCATCCTGGAGCACAACCCGGGGATTACCGCCGACCAGCTGGACGGCCTGGAAGCGGCGAGAAAGCTTTGCGAAGACCTGAACATCGAGGTCAAGGAAGCTTATGGCCTGGGCAAGCTGCAGTTGGAGATCTTCGAGAAGACCACCGAACACAAGCTGCGTGAACCCACCTTCGTCATCGACTATCCCAAGGAAGTCTCGCCGCTGGCCCGGCCCAAGGACTCCGACCCCTTCCTCACCGATCGTTTCGAGCTGATCGTGGGCGGGCGAGAGATCGCCAACGGCTTCTCGGAGTTGAACGACGCCGAGGACCAGGCCGAGCGCTTCCGTCAGCAGGCGGCGGAGAAGGCGGCCGGCGATCAGGAAGCCATGCATTACGACGCCGATTATGTACGGGCGCTGGAATACGGCCTGCCGCCGACGGCCGGGGAGGGGATCGGCATAGACCGGCTGGTGATGCTGCTGGCCGATGCGGCGTCGATTCGCGATGTGTTGCTGTTTCCGGCCATGCGCCCGGAGGCCTGAGGCAAGAGAGACCTACCGGGCGCTGTGTCCAGGCAGCGCCTGATTTGTTCTTCCCCTGTGGCGTAATAAAAAGAAAGCGCTGTTGCTGATTGGGCGTATGCCTTCATTGCGGGAGAGGGGGCGTGGTCTGTTCACTGTCATGCGGGGAGGGTCCGACGATGAAGCCACGGATTAGTATGGTCACGCTGGGCGTCGAGGACCTGACCCGCTCTATCCGGTTCTATGAGCAAGGGCTCGGTCTTCCCCGGATGGATTCACCGCCGGAGATCGCGTTTTTCACCCTCAATGGCAGCTGGCTCGGTCTGTACGGCCGGGAAGCGCTCGCACAAGATGCTGCCGTCTCAGCTGTCGCTGGTGGTTTTCCCGGGTTTAGTCTGGCGCACAATGTCTGCTCCGAGGCAGAGGTGGATGACGTCATGGCCCAGGCCGCGCTTGCCGGCGCCATTGTTACGAAAGCCGCCGAGAAAACCTCCTGGGGCGGGTACGCTGGGTACTTCTCCGATCCAGATGGCTACTTATGGGAAGTGGCCCACAATCCGCAGTTCTGGGTCGGCCCCGCGGACGAGGATGCATGACCAGCGCTGGAGCCGACAGTTTGAAGCCGCGTGGCGGCTTCAAACAGTGGAGCTCGGCGACAACGCTCGCCGTTGAATCGTCTGGATCAGTGGCCACAACAAGCACCCTCAGGCAAGTTCAGCTTTTGTAGCCTGTTCGGGGTGAACGCTTCACCAAAGGTAGTGCCTGACTTTCGGCCTCGGCCCCCTCGGTGAAGGAGAAGAACAAGCAGTATCGGTGGCCCACGCTCGGCTTGCCGGTCCCCACCGTTCCAACCCGCGGTTCAGGCCGGCGACTTCGTCGGGGCTCAACCGCACCTTGAGTGGTCAGAGAATGCATTCGCTCGGGAGAATATTGTCTTTTTTAGGCTGGGGATCGGTCCTCTGCTCAGCCATCTTCGGTTTATCATTTTCTGGTGTTCTTTTGATGGGGTTCGTGGGGACCAGTGGTCGAGAAGCCGGCGGAGAGTTGGCCGCCATGCTTTTGTTTACAGGCATGGGCTCGACCGTCGGCTACTTGGTTGCCAAGTTAGGGACTTCCCTCGCTCGGTGTGGGAAATCAAATAACCCGCACCAGGAAAGCACCGGCAGCCAAGGATAAGCGGCCTGCTTGCGGTTCCGGCGATGGCCCCGTCGGCGTAGTGTGTTTTGCTACTTCCAAAAGCCCTGTGTCCTGTGCTGTATCGCCAATGCAAGGGATCCACTAGGGCGGATGATGTGTCACAACGGCAATCTCTCCATCCATCGTGGCGCTGTTGCTGGCATTTGTCGGCGGGGGGATCGTTCTGATCGTCCTGGAAGAAGAGTTTTCACGAGATCCTCCGCGCTCTTTCCCGGCGTTTCCGACGGCTGTAGTGTTGTATTCGCTTTTCCACCTGGTTCTATAGCGACTGAAAGTGATGTGAGGAAATCTGGCAAACGCCCCACATCGGGCACGAATTTCAGGCAGGCCGTGTCAACGCCGACTGAAGGGTGCCCCCCCTGTGCGGGGCCAGCGCGACACCGCGCCTTGCCCTCCATGGGTCGACACACGGAGCCATCCATGAACACGCTCGCTACCCTCGCCATCGCTTCCGGCCTGTTTCTGTCCGCCTGCGCGGGGCCCTCCCCGAGAACGGAGGACGGGCAAGCGAATGCGGTGCACTATCGGTGCGACAGCGGTGCAAGGATCACCGCGCGTTATCCTGCAACCGACTCCGCTGAGATTCGGTATCAGGGCGAGAGCCACGTCATGCGCATCGCGGTGTCCGGCAGCGGTGCGCGTTACCTGGGTGGCGGCTGGGTATGGTGGACGAAGGGTTCCGGCCCCGGCTCGCAAGGCACGCTCTTTCGCCAAAGACCCGATGCGGCCTCGACGGAAATCATCGAGCGATGCACCGAATTACCTCATCAGCCGGCGCTGGCCTGGGCGGGCCGGGGTGGCGACCCCGAGTCGGATACCCGGGATGAACAGCCCCGGGTGTGGCTGAAGGCGGAATACGGCTTCTGAAGGACGCCGCCTTGCTATAGGGGGACAGTGTGAGTTGCCCGGCTCACCGATACACCAGGCCGCCGTCGATAATGGGGGGCTGACCGGTCATGTAATCAGAATCCGGCCCCGCAAGGTAAGAGACGAAAGAGGCCACGTCCTCGGGCGTCTGGGCCCGACCCAGGGCGATGCCGCCGACGAATTTTTTGTAGTTTTCACCGATTTCAGCCCCTGTGATATCAGCCATGCGTCGGTCGATTTCGACCCACATATCGGTGCCGACCACACCGGGGCAATAGGCGTTGACCGTGATGCCGTCGCCCGCGAACTCCTTGGCCGCCGCCTGGGTCAAGGCGCGCACCGCGAACTTGCTCGCCGAATAGATGCCCAACAAGGCGAAACCGTCATGCCCCGCAATGGAGGCTGCGTTGATGATCTTGCCTTTCTGCTTGCGTGCCTTGAATTTCGCGGCCGCGGCCTGGATGCCCCACAGCACCCCCTCGATATTCACCTTGTTGATTTTCTCTATGTCCGCGGGTGTCACCTCCGCGATGGGTTGAATGCTGGCGATGCCTGCATTGTTGACCATGACATGGAAGCCGCCCAGTTCCTTTTCGGCGTGCTCGACAGCCGCGTAGACCTCATCGCGGCTGGATACATCGGCTCTGAAAACCGTCGCCTTGCGCCCCACGGCCCGCACTTCGTCGGCGACGCTCGCCATGGAGTCTTCGTCCAGATCCACGATCGCGATGTCCGCGCCGTCTTTGGCCAGCCGAAGCGCGATCCCCCGCCCGATGCCTTGGCCTGCTCCTGTGATCAGCGCGACCTGTCCGTTGATGCTCACATCGCTCTCCTTGCCATTTCATTGCGGCACTTGCGTTTCGCCAGTGGAATCCGTGTTGGATTTCCCCTCCGTGGCCACGCCCGGCATCGACGCCCAGGCCTCAGATGCTCCACCGAGCTCGCTGCGACCCGCTCGGGCTGCAACGGTCGAGTCGATGTCGATGTAACGGTAACCCGAGGGGGTTTCAAGGCACTGGGCAAGGGGAGGAGACGTCGTGCAGCCCTCGTTTCGCCAGGGCGCGACCCCAATGAGAGTCAGCTAACGATTTCAATGCCGCGCCCTGGCGGGCAGGCTTGGCTTGGCGGGGGAGCGTCCGCTGAGCGATGCCCGTGCAAGGGTTGCATTTGCATGCACGGGTCGCGGGATGCGGCCCACAGCCAGTCAAGGAGACGAGATGAGCAATCCACTCGCCGAAGACTTCGCCAAAGGCATTTTCCGCACACCTCGGCCGCCCTGCCTGTCCCTCTGTCAGTCCACCCACCGCAGTCACCCGGACGACAGCCAGGACCGGATCCGCTTCGGCAACCTGGTCAAGACCCTGGAGGAGTTACTGGCGCAGAAGTATCCCCGGCAGGACAGCGCACCGTTGCTGCAACCCTTCCACGATCTGGCGGCGGATCGCGACTTCTGGATCCATACCGGCGACGGTCTGGCGGTGCTCGCCGCACCAGGGCTGTTCCGCGCCTATCCGCTGGAGCGGCCGGTGGAGGAGTTGGCGCTGGTAGGGGAGCGCTTTCACATCAAGCCCCTGCTGCGGATGCTGCAGTCGGCGGACGACTACCAGATCCTTGGCATCAGCCGCCAGGAGGCGAGGCTCTACCAGGGTAACCGTGACGGCTTGCACCAAGTCGAGCTGCCGGCGGACTTTCCGCGCACCTTGGCGGACGTCATCCCGGAGCATGACAACAAGCCACAGCCCATTCGCACCCACGGTTCGGCCGAAATCGGTGGTGTGCATGGTGCCGCCTCCCTGGCGGACCTGGAGAAGGGGCAGATCGAACGGTTCTTTCGCAGCGTCGACCGGGCGATGTTCGCGCAGTATTCGCGACCTCGTCGCCTGCCCCTGGTGCTGCTGGCCTTGCCGGAAAATCAGGGCGATTTTCGCCGGCTGAGTCACAACCCCTTTCTGCTGGAGCAGGGCATCGACGCCTCGCCCACGGCGCTGTCCGTGGAAGATTTGCGCCGGCGAGCCTGGGAGGTGATAGAGCCGCAGTACCTGCAGCGCCTGGCAGCCCTGTGCGAGATGTTCGCCGCGGCCCGTGCCCGGGCCCAGGGCGACGCCGATCTGGTGCTGATAGGCCGTAACGCGGTCGCCGGGCGCATCGCCACCTTGTTGATTGAGGCCGACCGTCAGGTCCCCGGCCATATCGATGGGCAAAGTGGTGCCGTGGAATTCGATGAACCGGGCAAGGCCGCGACCGACGACCTGCTCGATGACCTGGGCGAGCTGGTGCTCAGCCAGGGGGGCAGGTGGTGGTCGTCCCCGCCGAGCGCATGCCTTCCACCACGGGTGCCGCCGCCATCTACCGCTTCTAGCCGCCGCGCCGCGGTGGCGGGCCGGCGGTAGTTCCGGGGCAGTGCGGCCAATCGGCGTCGCGTGCGCGGGCCTGGTCCGCGCCGGCAGTTTTCGCTTGGGGAGCGTGTGAACCTGCGACAGGCATTTTTCTCGATTCTACTGATCGGTTTCTTGCTGCTCGCGGCCCAACTGCTGCGCGCCCGCATTCGGCTGTTGCGCAGGCTGTTCCTGCCCGGCTCGATCATTGCCGGCACCGCGGCGCTGCTGTTGGGCCCGGAGGTGCTGGGAACGCTGGCCGGCGAGGGCGCGGGGGTCGCCGCCGATGGCTTGGTGCCGAAGGCGGTGTTGGAGGTCTGGCAGGGCCTTCCGGGGTTGTTGATCAATGTGGTGTTCGCCGCGCTTTTTCTGGGCAAGGCCATACCCGGCATGCGGGAGATGTGGTATCGGGCAGGGCCCCAGGTGGTGTTCGGTCAGACCCTGGCCTGGGGTCAATACGTGGTCGGGCTCACACTCACGCTGTTGGTGCTCACACCCTTTTTTGGCATGAATGCGATGGCCGGCGCGTTGATCGAGATCGGCTTCGAGGGCGGGCACGGTACGGCGGCGGGCATGGCGGCAAGCTTCGCCGAGCTGGGCTTCGCCGAGGGCGCGGATCTGGCGCTGGGTCTGGCCACCGTGGGTATCGTGGGCGGTGTGCTGTTCGGCGTGGTGTTGGTCAACTGGGCGGTGCGGCGCGGCCATATTGCCCTCAGTGAGGAGGGCGATGTGGTGCCGGTGGCTGATCCGGCCGGGGAGCGGGCCGAGCTCGATCGGCTGCGCGAAGAGAATGCCGAAAGCACCGAGCCCTTGTCCTTGCACATCGGAATCGTCGCCGTCGCCATCGGCCTCGGGTGGTTGTTGCACAAGTTGCTGATCGGCTTGGAGGCGCTCAGCTGGGGGCGCGGCGGCCTGCAATTGATGAACCATGTGCCGCTTTTTCCCCTGGCGATGCTCGGCGGGGTGCTCATACAGCTCCTGGTCGACCGATTCGGTTGGGGGCATCACATCAGTCGCCGGCTCATGAATCGGATCTCCGGCGCGGCACTGGATTTCACCATCGTCACCGCGCTGGCGACACTCTCGCTCTCGGCCATCGGTGAACATCTGCTGCCGTTTCTGTTGCTCGCGGTGGCGGGCAGCATCTGGTGCCTGTTCTGCGTGCTGGTGCTGGCCCCGAGGCTGATCCCCTATAATTGGTTCGAGCGCGGAATAGGCGATTTCGGCCAGTCCATGGGGGTGACCACCACCGGTCTGCTGCTCATGCGCATGAGCGACCCCCACAACCGTTCCGGCGCATTGGAGAGTTTCGGCTACAAGCAGCTGTTTTTCGAGCCTATCGTCGGCGGGGGCCTGTTCACCGCCGCCTCCCTGCCGTTGATCGTCGCCCTCGGGCCGGTGGCGATGCTCGTGTTCACCGCCGCGGTGGCGGGTGGCTGGCTGGTCTTCGGGCTTTGGTACTTCGGCCCGTTGGCGCGGGCCGAGCGCCGACGCGCCTAGTTCGCGCCGGCCGGGGGCGCCCGCGCTCGCTCACACCTTGCGAGTGAACTCCGACTTGAGCTTCATCGCCCCGATGCCCTCGATCTTGCAGTCGATGTTGTGATCGCCCGCCACCAGGCGGATGTTCTTCACCTTGGTGCCGACCTTGACCACCTGGCTGCGACCCTTGACCTTCAGATCCTTGATCACGGTAACGGTGTCGCCATCGTTCAGCACCGTGCCGTTGGCGTCCCGGACGGCGTTGGGGTCCTCGCCCGCCGCCTCTTCGCCGGGCGTCCATTCATGAGCGCACTCGGGGCAGACGTACAGGGTGCCATCCTCGTAGGCATAGGGGGAATCGCAGTTCGGACAGGGGGGCAGGGCGGACATGCGCAGGATCTCCTGGTGCGTGGCGAGCTGGCGGATGGGCCAGGCCCGCATTCGCGGGCGGGCCGGACGCTGGGGCTGTCGCCGGCAGCCACAAGTCGGCATATAGCATACAACGGTCGTGAACGTGAGGGCCAGCGGCGGGCATCTCCGTCACTTGCTGGGTTTCCTGACGATGCGGCCCCGGCGGCAGGGGCGAAGGAACGTGGGCGGCGGGGATGTTGCCCGGCAAGCGGCGCCTTGCCTGTTCGGGAACCTCGCAAGCGCGGAGCGCATCCAGTAGGCACGCAGGGATGATTCCTGCGTCTCGAACGACCACCGCGGCGGCTATCGGGTGAGCGCTGCTACCCGCGGCGCGGCGTTTTAATTAGGGAGAAGAGTAATGTTGACGTATGCCTTGATTGCCTTTGGGATCGCCGCCGTAGGCGGCCTGGTGCTCGCGTCCAGTGTCCTGCGCGACAGGTTCGCGCCCTGGGGCTTGTCCGTGCTGCACGCTTTGCTGGGGGCCAGTGGGCTGATCTTGCTGATCATGATCCTGATACAGGGTTCCGCACCACAACGGCTGCTGATCGGTTTCGTGCTGTTGCTGCTGGCCGCGCTGGCGGGGTTTTTCCTGGTCTCCTTCCATATGCGCAGAAAAATCCCGCCCAAGGCGGTAGTGGCGGCACACGCGCTGGTCGCCGTGGCCGGCTTTCTGACACTGTTGAGCCTGGTGCTTTGAGCGATGCGACACCCACTGCACCCGGCGCTGGTCCATTTCCCCATCGCCTGCTGGTCGCTGGCAGTCGTCGCGGATTTCGCCGGTCTGTACTTCGGCGACGCGGCCTGGCGCTGGTCCCAGGGGTTGTTGATCGTCGCTTGCATTATGGCAATTCCGGCCATGCTGGCGGGCCTGCTGGAGCTTTCCCGGATCCCGGAGGGCCCGGCCCTGCGGGACACCTGGTGGCACATGGGCGCGATGTTGCTGGCATTCACCCTGTTCACCACCCGTTTGCTGCTTGGCCTGTCGCAAGGACCCGCTTTCGCCCCGGATGCGCTCGCTCTTTGGCTGGATGCCGCCGGTTTCGTCAGCCTTGCCATCGGCGGCTGGCTGGGCGGGCGCCTGGTGTATGGGCATGGGCTGGGCCGGAGCCGGGAGAGGGCGGATCGCGGGCCTTGAGCTGCCGCGATCGTAAACGGCGCTGGCTGGCCCAAGATGATCAGGACGGGAGGTAACCATGGCCAAGGCGAAGATCGCGGCCCGATCACCCATCGAGGTGAGTCTCACGCCGGAGACGCAATACCACTGGTGTCGCTGCGGACGATCGCAGAATCAGCCTTTCTGTGATGGGTCCCATGCGGGTACCGGGCTCACCCCGCTCTCCTTCCGGGTTGAAAAGCCCGGCAAGGCCTGGCTGTGTCGGTGCAAGCAAAGCAGCACCCCGCCCTATTGCGATGGGACCCACAAGACGCTGCCCGAGGAGGCGAGGGAACTGGATGTGCCGGAACGTTCCGCCAGCCATAGCCGGGCGCCCGCCCCGAAGGACACCGCGGAGGAGCCCTCGCTGGAGTTCATCCACGCCCTCGCCAGCGAGGGTCTGGAGGGCATCGGGCCCGATGGTCCGGTGGCGGCGATGGGCGTACCGCGGGCGAAGCTGCCCTCCTGGGAGGATATTCAGATCCTTACCGCCCAGCTGCATCGTCGGCCCTTGGCCGATAAGGCACCGGTGGCGACGGAGCTGGTGATCGGGCCCGGGGCCAGGAAGCCCCTGCGTCTGGCCATGCCGCTGTTCGTCTCGGACATGAGTTTCGGTGCGCTGTCGGAGGAGGCGAAGCTGGCCCTGGCGCGTGGCGCCGAGCTTGCCGGCACCGGCATCGCCACCGGCGAGGGCGGCATGCTGCCCGAGGCACAGCAGGCCAACTCGCGTTATTTCTACGAACTGGCCTCGGCGCAGTTCGGCTACCGGGAGGCCTTGTTGGCGCGGGTGCAGGCCTTTCATTTCAAGGCGGGCCAGGCCGCCAAGACCGGCACCGGGGGGCATCTGCCGGCCGCGAAGGTCACCGAGCGCATCGCCGAGATACGCCAGCTCCCGCCCGGTGAGGATGCGGTTTCACCGGCCGCCTTCGAGCAGCTGCGTACGCCGGCCGACTTCAAGGCCTTCGCCGACCGCGTGCGTGAACTCTCCGGCGGCATTCCAATCGGCTTCAAGATGTCGGCACAACATATTGAGGACGATATTGATTTCGCGCTGGAGGCCAGCGCCGATTACATCATCCTGGACGGCCGCGGAGGCGGCACCGGCGCCGCGCCGCTGTTGTTCCGGGACAATATCTCGGTCCCGACCATCCCCGCCCTGGCCCGGGCCCGGCGCCACCTGGACCGGTGCGGACGCCCCGAGGTCACCCTGATCGTCACTGGCGGTCTGCGCACACCGGCGGATTTCATCAAGGCGCTGTGCCTGGGGGCGGATGGCATCGCCTTGGCCAACAGCGCCATGCAGGCCATCGGTTGTATAGCCGCCCGGATCTGCCACACCAATAATTGCCCCAGCGGCGTCGCGACCCAGAACGAAGAGCTGCGCGCGCGTCTGCAAGTCGATGTGGCGGCGCAACGCCTCGCGCGCTTTCTCCACGGATCCTGTGCGCTGATGCAGGTAATGGCCCGTGCCTGCGGTCATGACCGGCTCGATGCGTTTTCTCTGGACGACATCACCAGCTGGAAGAGCTCCCTGTCCGAGCTCGCGGGAATTCCCTACGGCGGTGTATCGATGCGCCGATAAGCCGGGGTCGATCCGCAGCCCGGGGCGGTCGGCGCCAGGACCGGTCCGGACCGCCCGCCACGAACATTGGCCGCAGGCGCTAGCCGCGGATCCGCCAGCGCGGCTGGCCACCCTTGCAACTGATGCTATTACTACTCATAGAGTAGCTTGCCGCCCCGGCCCCTACGGAGGACGCGTCATGATATCCAACAGCTTCGATACCCGTGATCAGCTCGAGGTCGACGGCAAGCGCTACCTGATCCACCGTCTCGATCGGATCGATGGCGTGCAACGGCTGCCATTCAGCCTGAAGGTCCTGTTGGAGAACCTGCTGCGCAACGAGGACGGCGAGCGGATCACCACCACGCAGATCGAAGCCCTGGCGGGCTGGCAGGCGAAGCAGGTGGGGGTGCAGGAAGTGCAGTACACGCCGGCGCGGGTGCTGATGCAGGATTTCACCGGCGTGCCCTGCGTCGTCGACCTGGTGGCCATGCGGGATGCCATCGCCGATCTCGGCGGCGATGCCCGCCGGATCAATCCGCTGATTCC
Proteins encoded in this region:
- a CDS encoding DUF2231 domain-containing protein, giving the protein MRHPLHPALVHFPIACWSLAVVADFAGLYFGDAAWRWSQGLLIVACIMAIPAMLAGLLELSRIPEGPALRDTWWHMGAMLLAFTLFTTRLLLGLSQGPAFAPDALALWLDAAGFVSLAIGGWLGGRLVYGHGLGRSRERADRGP
- a CDS encoding glutamate synthase-related protein, yielding MAKAKIAARSPIEVSLTPETQYHWCRCGRSQNQPFCDGSHAGTGLTPLSFRVEKPGKAWLCRCKQSSTPPYCDGTHKTLPEEARELDVPERSASHSRAPAPKDTAEEPSLEFIHALASEGLEGIGPDGPVAAMGVPRAKLPSWEDIQILTAQLHRRPLADKAPVATELVIGPGARKPLRLAMPLFVSDMSFGALSEEAKLALARGAELAGTGIATGEGGMLPEAQQANSRYFYELASAQFGYREALLARVQAFHFKAGQAAKTGTGGHLPAAKVTERIAEIRQLPPGEDAVSPAAFEQLRTPADFKAFADRVRELSGGIPIGFKMSAQHIEDDIDFALEASADYIILDGRGGGTGAAPLLFRDNISVPTIPALARARRHLDRCGRPEVTLIVTGGLRTPADFIKALCLGADGIALANSAMQAIGCIAARICHTNNCPSGVATQNEELRARLQVDVAAQRLARFLHGSCALMQVMARACGHDRLDAFSLDDITSWKSSLSELAGIPYGGVSMRR